One stretch of Danio rerio strain Tuebingen ecotype United States chromosome 6, GRCz12tu, whole genome shotgun sequence DNA includes these proteins:
- the fam117ba gene encoding protein FAM117B: MRDKATQTPRAWVDERRRGSHKRSASCGSTDQLKEIAKLRQQLQRSKRSSRHRRDKDRKSPFNGNHAIIQSQSQMPKTILIPIPITKSTPPRFRNSIEGLNQEIERIIIRDTVERDEVIIPQDVPDGHRAPPPLPQRSSSTRSIDTQTPSNGGLSSNRSNSSSRADSVSPSYLSILNDTVGNSPLDDALNESKERDLGPWSPLPKYASSPKPNNSYMFKREPPEGCERVKVFEENQPRPLQEIPPYLCPDRNKVNFIPKSGSAFCLVSILKPLLPTQELTFRSGVSYRSISPSLVPLTGVGVRSLSPSMGPVLSRGRQSPCLPRHLEEPEG, translated from the exons ACCCCTAGGGCCTGGGTAGATGAGCGGAGGAGAGGCTCTCATAAGCGATCGGCTTCCTGTGGCAGTACAGACCAACTGAAAGAG ATTGCAAAACTACGGCAACAGCTCCAACGCAGCAAACGCAGCAGTCGTCATCGCCGGGACAAAGATCGCAAGTCACCCTTTAACGGCAACCATGCAATCATCCAGTCACAG tcTCAGATGCCTAAAACCATCCTCATTCCCATCCCCATCACCAAATCCACACCTCCCAGATTTCGGAACAGCATAGAGGGGCTCAACCAGGAGATTGAACGCATCATCATACGAGACACTGTGGAACGAGATGAGGTCATAATA cCACAGGATGTTCCTGACGGGCACCGCGCGCCCCCTCCCCTCCCCCAGCGCAGCAGCAGCACACGCAGCATCGACACACAGACGCCCTCCAACGGCGGTCTGAGCAGTAACCGTAGCAACAGCAGCAGCCGAGCCGACTCCGTCTCTCCCTCATACCTCAGCATCCTCAATGACACGGTCGGAAACAGTCCACTTGATGACGCACTCAATGAGAGCAAAGAAAGAG ACCTGGGACCTTGGTCTCCTCTGCCCAAATATGCTTCGTCTCCAAAGCCCAACAACAGCTACATGTTCAAGCGTGAGCCTCCGGAGGGCTGTGAAAGAGTTAAAGTTTTTGAAGAAAACCA GCCAAGGCCTCTCCAGGAGATTCCTCCATATCTCTGCCCAGACAGAAACAAGGTGAACTTCATACCCAAAAGCGGCTCTGCCTTCTGCCTGGTGAGCATCCTGAAGCCTCTGCTCCCCACCCAAGAGCTGACCTTCCGCAGCGGGGTGAGCTACCGCAGCATCTCCCCCTCCCTGGTGCCTCTGACTGGGGTCGGAGTAAGGAGCCTGTCCCCCTCCATGGGCCCCGTCCTGTCCCGTGGACGTCAGTCACCATGCCTCCCACGACACCTTGAGGAGCCAGAGGGATAA